The DNA window CACCTCCTCCACGGATACACCCCTGAACCAGGCCCTTGCTATTAAGAGGCAGGGAGATAGCCTCCACAATCCAGGGGGAAAGCCGCTGTTTACACAGCCCCCTGCCACCAGCTGGATTagcaaaaaagacaaaagacatgACCACAATCTTAGCATAAGTTGCATGGTCTTGCACTTTCGCACTTTGCATTAGGGTTGTGTCACCGGGTGTAAACTCGGTGCATGAAGGACTTCCAGATAAGGCCTGAATATCAGACACATGCTTTGCTGAAGCCAAAGTAAGAATTTACGTCCACAGACACTAATGGGGCCGAAAGGAGAACAGCTCAGAGCATCCAGAACAGGAGGTAGGTCCCAAGATGGCACAGGTGATCTGATAATGGGCTTCAGGCAGCACACGCCCTTCATAAAGCAGATAATAAGAGGGTGGGCCCCTGGCCACACCCCATCAATGCCAATATGACATGCTGAAATAGCCTCTAGGTACACCATTAATGTTGAAAAAGAGCAGTCTTGCTCCAATAGTTCTTGTAAGAATGTCAAAACCTCCACAACAGAACTCTTCGCTAGGCTCCTGGCATTACTCCTTGGCGGGTCCAGATATGAGGCGTGGGATGGCTCCATAGGAGGAGGGTGCAACAGCCCCGACCTCAGCTCCATTATGGTTCAGGAACTTCCGCGTAACAAGGCACCAGGGTGCAGTTAGACAGCAGCTTATTCCAGGATGATGTTAGCTCCAACACAAAATCTGGAAACAGTGGCAGATATTGAATCACGATCATAGGAGTCTGGGTAGAAGAATCCAGCAAACCTGTGGAGTCTCTAGGCTACCCAGCTTCCAGCTTCTGAGCAGCACGGCGGTAGAGAGCGAAGAAGGAATTATCCATCTGGCTCTATGTTCTGTCGGTAGCTGGAGACTCACACAGGGCTTCTGGTAGGCCATGCTCGTCTATGTCCAGGTCGAAAACATCCTGGTCATCACCCGCCGTGAGTATCGCATGCTGCTGAGACTGGAGAGATGAAAGGCGATAGTTCTAATTTGCACAGCTCCTCCATCTTACCAGCCTAGCTAGCAATCATTTCTCCACCTGGCTCCACCTCGCCTGCAGAGTCAGTCAGAGACGGTTCAGCAGattaggagaggaggtggtatTGCTCGATGGCAGCTTGCCAAAGGATTTTTTCAACGATCTTCAAAAGGCTGTTTGAGAGTGGAGCGTCTGAGCTGGtgacaaaatgcacacacacatcaggctgCACCTGATTCCCAGGCAGAACGGACAGGCATGTGCTGGTCCTTCTCGTGGAGAGAAGAAACGCAACTCGGAGGACATGATTGAATGCCTGGTTTGGTTGCAGCCCATGCAGGCAGCGAGTTAATGCTAGACTAGGTTGGAGACACGCCACACTTGAAACCTGTTGCAAACAACTCTTAAAAACAGCGCCATGCAAAAAGTCAACACACCAATAGAGGATGTTGTCGAACAAATCCTGTTTCGACCATTTTAACTGCATCGATAGAAATTGCTAACTTGTTACACTTAAAACCAGCTTGCGAGCTAACCAGGCGGTGCAAGGTTGAGGTGTTCACAGTGTTCACAAGAGAGCTTGAACTGAGGAGGAGACGATGGTGACCTCCCTATGTCTCCACCAAGGGTGTGATATCCCATACTATCTGTGTTGTACCAAGTGAACCAACTGAAAGGGAATGACCCCAGTTCTAATTTCTAAACTGAAATGTACCTTTACTAAAAagtatgtttttttcccttttggcAATGATTTCACATAAACAGCCTACTTACATCCATGGTGTTGCACACCCACATAAATCCAACCAAACTGAGGATACTAGCACAACCTTATGTAGACAGGTGTAAATGCCGCTCACATGCAGCGGGCACAGAATAATAAAGACACTGACCCTTCTGCCCCCTCGTGCAGCCCTCCTCTTCATGGCCTCGTAGAACATGAACTGGACCGCAGGGTTAAAGACCAGTATCAGAGAGGGTAGGGTCCCGTTCCACAGAGTGCCCACTCCCTCATTAGCAATGATTTGAGAGAAGGCATCTAAATGAGAGACATAGACAAAGCAGATGTAAGCGCCCTGTTAAgcactctttctatctatctacctaagTGCAGAGTACTGTCACTTGGCTAGAGTTTACACAGTATGCCACACCTGCCATGAAGTCTAATAAAGACCCTGTTTTCTATGCACCATAGTTATGACGGTGAAAGGCTATCTCCAGCACACACCACTAACCAAAAATGCCTCTGTAGTGGGTTTGGTGAAGATCCTCATTCCTGAATTTGGCTCCTTGAAGCTTAAGGCGAGTGTTCACCACCCACATGGGTGTGGTCAGGAGCACATTCACTGCCCCTGtgaagatgtaaaaaaaaaaaaacatttctctcatTATACTTCATTTTTAATGTTAGCCCTTTGGTGTTACATGCATATTGAGATTATTTGTAATATCCCATTCATTATTACAATCATTTTTAAGCAGTGTGAACCCTTTGTATCCATGTAAACATATTGATGCTTCCGAAGTGTTAACCCTCATGACCTCAAGGCTTATTGGACCATGAACATCAACATACTGAATGGAGCAGAGTGACTTATTGGCCCCCTCACCAGAGATCATTCCCATGAGCAAGTCCTTGGCAGGCCGTGGTTTGCCCATCACCAGAGCTCTCTTCAGGGTGTTAAAGGTATAGAAGTACACAAAGTTAGAGCAGCAAAGGCTAGAGATGACAGGAAACCATCCACGATACAGTGACAGTCTGCAAGAAAGACAAGACTACCGATAataaatgagagagacagaaagagacactgaAAGAGGCAAAGACAGAGTGGTGACAAAAGAGGTCAACTGGCCTCAGCTATTTTATTTCAGAAGCTCAATGTCACAAgaagattacacacacacaagagattcTAAATGTTGCAAATCTTAGCCATCTTGGAGGTAATGTAAAGTATAAAAAGGGTAAGTGTTCACAACTGTGCTCTGTGGCAATCCCAGTTTACACACTTGCAAACATGTAGCTCTTCAAAAGACACTTACATGCCCTCTTCCTTTGCTATCTCTGCCAGGATTACAGGTGTTGATTTTGACCTCCGATTTTCATCAACTAAAACGGTTTAGAATGGCAAGACATGTCAGCTTCAAAGCatcagcacacaaacactcacttctTTAAACATTCATAGACACAATCAGACCTATTAACAAGAATTTATCACATAATCTTGGATAATCCTGAGTATACATTAgttctccctctatcttctgTGACCTCTTGTTCCAGTCCAAAGTCCATTAAAGTAATCCATCATcgcccattctctctctctctcgctctctctctcaccttgcaATCTGATCCTGGCTGTATCCAAGGGGAAGAACACGCTCATCGCCGTCATGCTACCCTGTGAAACAAACGCAATAATACTAAACAAAAAGACACGATTGAGAGAAGGGTTGGTAACGAATATATCCCCACGGTTGAGATTCTGCCGCTGGCAGAAAGCCGGAGACCGACATAATATAACCACTTGGGCGCATTTCTGAACAGTTCAGAAATCATACCTCTATGCAGAACAACCGGCAGActatatattacacacagaTATCTATGAAAATGTAGCCTAACTTACCACTGCACCTGCCATTGCATGGACGAGGGTCTCGTAAGACAGAAGGCCAACAGCCACTCCGCCATTGTCTGACATCCTAGCGTTTTCAAAGCGATTACTTGATATGTAATTATTCGTGCAAACAGTGCCACGGCGCTGTCAAATGACCTCTCTTGTCTTACGTTAGATAACTTGATAACTTTCGTAGACCTCAGACCATGATGGACAGACTTCCGACCCGGTTCATGTAAGCAAACAGTCTTCCGTTGACAGCGTGTAGCTAGCTACAATaacaacattttcaaaatggccactgtcggtaggaaaactgtatgatcagggaaagtgtattaaaaccggatgtcgtcactttaagccggtctctggttggataaagcttttcagcagaaatggacaaggacctttactttttagttgagaagttgtgttgatcgcctggcatgcaaacgatcggttttctttaaattattattatttttgtggagttatacggcttatgtgaataaagctatctacacaactttgtatatgtctacattgactcgtttagttgttcatgtggtacacgtaggtcttaactgaagctaacgcttagaccaacaatccattggaacacatagtagctagctagcctcgctgctaataagtctaacgttagcatgctcatatgaatagacccattatagtcaggtggcttaatgctcaattgacttgttaaccggacttctacgaagtcatacaactaaacacacaagtgacttgttaaccgaacttttacgaagctatatgaccaaacacaaagctagcactgttaattccgctatagctagccaggtcaattagctcgcctaagatactgcaatttaagctaaccaattacctcatttcccccaaaacccatcgattacatgtgtttgtgatgtgtaacatatatccttaatcagtcattcaagttattaacgtttatttaccgctagcgattacacgacacaagggtaattcaatcgctattaatgttgaacttgaacttcaacaacgtcacacaatattaaaagtcaggcatcggcatggttcctacagaataaatcaaaggtccttgtccatttctgctgaaaagctttatccaaccagagaccggcttaaagtgacgacatccggttttaatacactttcc is part of the Clupea harengus unplaced genomic scaffold, Ch_v2.0.2, whole genome shotgun sequence genome and encodes:
- the LOC122132109 gene encoding peroxisomal membrane protein PMP34-like, whose amino-acid sequence is MSDNGGVAVGLLSYETLVHAMAGAVGSMTAMSVFFPLDTARIRLQVDENRRSKSTPVILAEIAKEEGILSLYRGWFPVISSLCCSNFVYFYTFNTLKRALVMGKPRPAKDLLMGMISGAVNVLLTTPMWVVNTRLKLQGAKFRNEDLHQTHYRGIFDAFSQIIANEGVGTLWNGTLPSLILVFNPAVQFMFYEAMKRRAARGGRRSQQHAILTAGDDQDVFDLDIDEHGLPEALCESPATDRT